In Luteimonas sp. MC1750, the following proteins share a genomic window:
- the infB gene encoding translation initiation factor IF-2 has protein sequence MSQQTTIRKLAALVNTPVEKLLEQLSEAGMKFSDPDQVVTSTEKVKLLGFLRRTHGRAEKAAEDPVAPKKITLQRKSTLTVGGGRNKPTVDVVVRKKVTLKPEDAASGARSGGGVDDERAEILRKLEESRQRNLDEQQRLAEADRRRVEEAEAAKRLVAEQEADRVRKEAAATASAVEETPRKAHGHGHPKPAVPPRDDRAANKGKPNRGSHAMVAGVEDDDSAARFAGQLHLSPADRARRGAGASRSKGRQQQRGRQPDQARTGTGFTRPTAPVVREVAIGEAITVADLAQKLALKGGDVVKALFKMGVMATITQSIDHDTAVLVTEELGHTAIRADADDAESELLAHVEDVQGDQTQRPPVVTIMGHVDHGKTSLLDYIRRTRIATGEAGGITQHIGAYHVETAKGVISFLDTPGHAAFTSMRARGAKLTDIVVLVVAADDGVMPQTVEAIQHARAAKVPLIVAINKIDKSEADPSRIKNELLAHDIVAEDFGGDTQMVELSAKTGDGVDDLLEAISIQAEVLELKAMSEGRASGTVIESSLDKGRGPVATVLVQQGALNKGDFLVCGVEYGRVRALFDETGGQVPSAGPSIPVQVLGLSGVPDAGDDFVVVDDERLAREVAQQREAKRRETRLVQAAGNRMEDIMAQMGGGQQLELPLVIKADVQGSVEALRQALTALSNDEIRINIIRSGVGGITESDANSAATSKATIIGFNVRADASARKVVDTHGLDLRYFSIIYDVIDQVKQVASGILGVEIREEIIGTAEVREVFRSSKFGAVAGSMVIEGVVRRNKPIRVLRDEVVIFEGELESLRRFKENVDEVRVNTECGIGVKAYNDIKPGDKIECFERVEVQRTL, from the coding sequence ATGTCGCAGCAAACCACCATCCGCAAGCTGGCCGCACTGGTGAACACGCCGGTCGAGAAACTGCTTGAACAGCTGTCCGAAGCGGGCATGAAGTTCAGCGATCCCGACCAGGTCGTGACCAGTACCGAGAAGGTGAAGCTCCTGGGCTTCCTGCGCCGCACCCACGGTCGTGCCGAGAAGGCCGCCGAGGATCCGGTCGCCCCCAAGAAGATCACCCTGCAGCGCAAGAGCACGCTCACCGTGGGCGGCGGCCGCAACAAGCCGACCGTCGACGTCGTGGTGCGCAAGAAGGTCACGCTCAAGCCCGAGGACGCTGCATCCGGCGCCCGCAGCGGCGGTGGCGTCGACGACGAGCGCGCCGAAATCCTGCGCAAGCTCGAGGAGTCGCGCCAGCGCAACCTCGACGAGCAGCAGCGCCTGGCCGAGGCCGACCGCCGCCGCGTCGAGGAAGCCGAAGCCGCCAAGCGGCTGGTTGCCGAGCAGGAAGCCGACCGCGTCCGCAAGGAAGCCGCCGCGACCGCGTCCGCGGTCGAGGAAACCCCGCGCAAGGCGCATGGCCATGGCCATCCCAAGCCGGCCGTGCCGCCGCGCGACGACCGCGCCGCGAACAAGGGCAAGCCCAATCGCGGCTCGCACGCGATGGTCGCCGGCGTCGAGGACGACGACAGCGCCGCGCGCTTTGCCGGCCAGCTGCACCTGTCGCCCGCCGACCGCGCCCGCCGCGGCGCCGGCGCCTCGCGCTCGAAGGGCCGCCAGCAGCAGCGCGGCCGCCAGCCCGACCAGGCGCGGACCGGGACCGGCTTCACCCGCCCGACCGCGCCGGTGGTGCGCGAAGTCGCGATCGGCGAGGCGATCACCGTGGCCGACCTTGCGCAGAAGCTCGCGTTGAAGGGCGGCGACGTGGTCAAGGCGCTGTTCAAGATGGGCGTCATGGCGACCATCACCCAGTCCATCGACCATGACACCGCGGTGCTGGTGACCGAAGAACTCGGCCACACGGCCATCCGCGCCGATGCCGACGATGCGGAAAGCGAGCTGCTCGCCCACGTCGAGGACGTGCAGGGCGACCAGACCCAGCGTCCGCCGGTGGTCACCATCATGGGTCACGTCGACCATGGCAAGACCTCGCTGCTGGACTACATCCGCCGCACCAGGATCGCCACCGGCGAGGCCGGTGGCATCACCCAGCACATCGGCGCGTACCACGTCGAGACCGCCAAGGGCGTCATCAGCTTCCTCGACACCCCGGGCCATGCCGCCTTCACCTCGATGCGCGCGCGCGGCGCCAAGCTCACCGACATCGTGGTGCTGGTGGTCGCGGCCGACGACGGCGTGATGCCGCAGACGGTCGAGGCGATCCAGCACGCGAGGGCGGCCAAGGTGCCGCTGATCGTGGCGATCAACAAGATCGACAAGTCCGAGGCCGACCCGTCGCGGATCAAGAACGAGCTGCTCGCGCACGACATCGTGGCCGAGGACTTCGGCGGTGATACGCAGATGGTCGAGCTGTCGGCCAAGACCGGCGACGGCGTCGACGACCTGCTGGAAGCGATCAGCATCCAGGCCGAGGTGCTCGAACTCAAGGCGATGTCCGAGGGCCGCGCCAGCGGTACGGTCATCGAGTCCTCGCTGGACAAGGGCCGCGGCCCGGTGGCCACGGTGCTGGTGCAGCAGGGCGCGCTCAACAAGGGCGACTTCCTGGTCTGCGGCGTCGAGTACGGCCGCGTGCGCGCACTGTTCGACGAGACCGGCGGCCAGGTGCCGTCGGCCGGGCCGTCGATCCCGGTGCAGGTGCTCGGCCTGTCCGGCGTGCCCGATGCCGGCGACGACTTCGTGGTCGTCGACGATGAGCGCCTGGCCCGTGAAGTCGCGCAGCAGCGCGAGGCCAAGCGCCGCGAAACGCGCCTGGTGCAGGCCGCGGGCAACCGCATGGAAGACATCATGGCGCAGATGGGCGGCGGCCAGCAGCTCGAGCTGCCGCTGGTCATCAAGGCCGACGTGCAAGGTTCGGTGGAGGCGCTGCGCCAGGCGCTGACCGCGCTGTCCAACGACGAGATCCGGATCAACATCATCCGTTCCGGCGTTGGCGGCATCACCGAGTCCGACGCCAATTCGGCGGCGACGTCCAAGGCCACGATCATCGGCTTCAACGTCCGTGCCGATGCGTCGGCACGCAAGGTGGTCGACACGCACGGCCTCGACCTGCGCTATTTCTCGATCATCTATGACGTGATCGACCAGGTGAAGCAGGTGGCGTCCGGCATCCTGGGCGTGGAGATCCGCGAGGAGATCATCGGCACCGCCGAGGTCCGCGAGGTGTTCCGCAGCTCCAAGTTCGGCGCCGTGGCCGGCAGCATGGTCATCGAGGGCGTGGTCCGCAGGAACAAGCCGATCCGCGTGCTGCGCGACGAAGTGGTCATCTTCGAGGGCGAGCTGGAATCGCTGCGCCGCTTCAAGGAGAACGTCGACGAGGTGCGCGTCAACACCGAGTGCGGCATCGGCGTGAAGGCCTACAACGACATCAAGCCGGGCGACAAGATCGAGTGCTTCGAGCGCGTCGAAGTGCAGCGCACCCTCTGA
- the rimP gene encoding ribosome maturation factor RimP yields the protein MADKSTDIAELLSPTVSAMGLDLLGVEYLPSPGGGALLRLYIDRPGADPMAEGQGVGIEDCEAVSREVSAQLDVEDPISSNYTLEVSSPGVDRLLFKPAHFERFLGEQAKVALKLPQDGRRRLQGRIATVEGETITFDVDGRPFAVSAGNIDKARLVPDWVALGYGPAKDAAGRDARPGKRGAASKSNTNNKPAASKPSSAE from the coding sequence GTGGCCGACAAGTCGACCGACATCGCTGAGCTCCTGTCGCCGACCGTGTCCGCGATGGGCCTGGACCTGCTCGGCGTCGAGTACCTGCCGTCGCCCGGCGGCGGCGCGCTGCTGCGCCTGTACATCGACCGCCCGGGCGCCGACCCGATGGCCGAAGGGCAGGGCGTGGGCATCGAGGACTGCGAGGCGGTGAGCCGCGAAGTTTCGGCCCAGCTCGACGTCGAGGACCCGATCAGCAGCAACTACACCCTCGAGGTGTCGTCGCCCGGCGTCGACCGCCTGCTGTTCAAGCCGGCGCACTTCGAGCGCTTCCTCGGCGAACAGGCCAAGGTCGCGCTGAAGCTGCCGCAGGACGGACGCCGTCGGCTGCAGGGCCGGATCGCCACGGTCGAGGGCGAGACGATCACCTTCGACGTCGACGGCCGGCCGTTCGCGGTGTCCGCCGGCAACATCGACAAGGCGCGCCTGGTCCCCGACTGGGTCGCGCTGGGCTACGGCCCCGCGAAGGACGCGGCCGGCCGCGATGCCCGGCCCGGCAAGCGCGGAGCGGCCAGCAAATCCAATACCAACAACAAGCCGGCGGCGTCGAAGCCGTCCAGTGCGGAGTGA
- the nusA gene encoding transcription termination factor NusA, whose amino-acid sequence MSKELLLVVDAVANEKGVPESVILEALEAALATAAKKRYLEQDVVTRVQIDSKDGSYETFRRWEVVADDVVMESPDRQIRLMDAVDEAEGVEVGDYIEEQIENVDFGRIAAQAAKQVIVQRVREAERQQVVDAWKDRVGELVTGVVKRVERGNVFVDLGGNAEAFIPKDKAIPRDVVRAGDRIRGYLYDVRTEPRGPQLFISRAAPEFMMELFKLEVPEVGQGLVEIKACARDPGDRAKIAVVAYDTRTDPIGACIGMRGSRVQAVSNELNGERVDIVLWSDNPAQFVINAMAPAEVQSIVVDEDKHSMDLAVAEDRLAQAIGKGGQNVRLASRLSGWQLNVMTQDQVTAKSEAEQATARALFQEKLEVDEEIAGILVAEGFSTVEEIAYVPVGELLAVEGFDEDIVEELRARARDALLNDALAVEEEIGENVPADDLLALEGMDDETAFALAANGVRTAEDLSDLAADEVLEFGIEGLDGERAAALVLAARAGEIARLEAEG is encoded by the coding sequence ATGAGCAAGGAACTGTTGCTGGTCGTCGATGCGGTCGCCAACGAGAAGGGCGTGCCCGAGTCGGTGATCCTCGAAGCCCTCGAGGCGGCGCTCGCCACCGCGGCCAAGAAGCGTTACCTCGAGCAGGACGTGGTCACGCGCGTGCAGATCGACTCGAAGGACGGCAGCTACGAGACCTTCCGCCGTTGGGAAGTGGTCGCCGATGACGTGGTCATGGAGTCGCCTGACCGGCAGATCCGCCTGATGGACGCGGTCGACGAGGCCGAGGGCGTCGAGGTCGGCGACTACATCGAGGAACAGATCGAGAACGTCGATTTCGGCCGCATCGCAGCCCAGGCCGCCAAGCAGGTCATCGTCCAGCGCGTGCGCGAGGCCGAGCGCCAGCAGGTCGTGGATGCGTGGAAGGATCGCGTGGGCGAGCTGGTGACCGGCGTGGTCAAGCGCGTCGAGCGCGGCAACGTCTTCGTCGACCTCGGCGGCAATGCCGAAGCCTTCATTCCCAAGGACAAGGCGATCCCGCGCGACGTCGTGCGCGCCGGCGACCGCATCCGCGGCTACCTCTACGACGTGCGCACCGAGCCGCGCGGCCCGCAGCTGTTCATCAGCCGCGCCGCGCCGGAATTCATGATGGAGCTGTTCAAGCTCGAAGTGCCGGAAGTCGGCCAGGGGCTGGTCGAGATCAAGGCCTGCGCGCGCGATCCGGGCGATCGCGCGAAGATCGCGGTGGTCGCCTACGACACCCGCACCGATCCCATCGGCGCCTGCATCGGCATGCGTGGTTCGCGCGTGCAGGCCGTGAGCAACGAGCTCAACGGCGAGCGCGTCGACATCGTGCTGTGGTCGGACAACCCGGCGCAGTTCGTGATCAACGCGATGGCGCCGGCCGAAGTGCAGTCGATCGTCGTCGACGAGGACAAGCACTCGATGGACCTCGCGGTGGCCGAAGACCGCCTCGCGCAGGCCATCGGCAAGGGCGGCCAGAACGTGCGCCTCGCCAGCCGCCTGTCGGGCTGGCAGCTCAACGTCATGACCCAGGACCAGGTCACCGCGAAGTCGGAGGCCGAGCAGGCCACGGCGCGCGCCCTGTTCCAGGAGAAGCTGGAGGTCGACGAGGAGATCGCCGGCATCCTGGTGGCCGAGGGCTTCAGCACGGTCGAGGAAATCGCCTACGTGCCGGTCGGCGAGCTGCTGGCGGTCGAGGGCTTCGACGAGGACATCGTCGAGGAACTGCGCGCCCGCGCCCGCGACGCGCTGCTCAACGACGCGCTTGCGGTCGAGGAGGAGATCGGCGAGAACGTGCCGGCCGACGACCTGCTGGCGCTCGAGGGCATGGACGACGAGACGGCGTTCGCCCTGGCCGCCAACGGCGTACGCACCGCCGAGGACCTCTCCGACCTGGCCGCCGACGAGGTGCTGGAGTTCGGCATCGAGGGCCTGGACGGGGAACGCGCCGCCGCGCTGGTCCTGGCCGCGCGCGCCGGAGAGATCGCGCGCCTCGAGGCCGAAGGCTGA
- a CDS encoding DUF1190 domain-containing protein, which translates to MKRSRKTALVLMGSAPLLLVACAQQPEVQTSEGLFTTVEACAAETMNPGMCRQAFDAAQAQADEVAPRYASREDCEAEFGEGQCATRQHAGGSFVGPLMAGFVLSQMMGGRGGAMAPAPGAGPAAAAPGNARATPAFLSNQSGWLRPQAGPGGATALARTGLQPDRAPTVSRGGFGRSGAGRSAGG; encoded by the coding sequence ATGAAACGCTCCCGCAAGACCGCCCTCGTCCTCATGGGCTCCGCCCCGCTGCTGCTGGTCGCCTGCGCCCAGCAGCCGGAGGTGCAGACCTCCGAAGGCCTGTTCACCACGGTCGAGGCCTGCGCCGCGGAAACCATGAATCCGGGGATGTGCCGCCAGGCCTTCGACGCCGCCCAGGCCCAGGCCGACGAAGTCGCGCCGCGCTATGCCTCGCGCGAGGACTGCGAGGCCGAATTCGGCGAAGGCCAGTGTGCGACCCGGCAGCACGCGGGCGGCAGCTTCGTCGGCCCGCTGATGGCCGGGTTCGTGCTGTCGCAGATGATGGGCGGCAGGGGCGGTGCCATGGCGCCGGCGCCCGGTGCCGGACCCGCCGCGGCGGCTCCCGGCAACGCCCGTGCCACCCCGGCCTTCCTGTCCAACCAGTCCGGCTGGCTGCGGCCGCAGGCGGGCCCAGGCGGGGCGACGGCGCTGGCCCGCACCGGCCTGCAGCCCGACCGCGCCCCGACCGTCAGCCGCGGCGGCTTCGGCCGCTCGGGCGCAGGCCGCAGCGCCGGCGGCTGA
- the truB gene encoding tRNA pseudouridine(55) synthase TruB yields the protein MTARARTRFRKLDGILLLDKPRGPSSNQALQRARHLFRAEKGGHTGSLDPLATGLLPLCFGEATKIAGGLLGARKAYDAVARLGQVTDTDDAEGEVLRERPVPLLDIATIDAALGPLTGRIQQRPPIYSALKRGGEPLYAKARRGEDVEVEPREVEVHEFSLLSAADLVDAAEGVAPGNILRLRVECGSGTYVRSLVRDLGEALGCGAHVAELRRLWVDPFRNPRMWSFAELEALAERGESSLEACLLPLESGMAAWPRVEIDASAAAGFAYGQGTDGAAGAAGEVAIFGPEGRVLGLGLRDGEGGLRPRRMFSWACAQPGPRNPRAG from the coding sequence ATGACTGCCCGCGCGCGCACCAGATTCCGCAAGCTCGACGGCATCCTGCTGCTCGACAAGCCGCGGGGCCCGAGCTCCAACCAGGCGCTGCAGCGCGCGCGCCACCTGTTCCGCGCCGAGAAGGGCGGCCATACCGGCAGCCTCGATCCGCTCGCCACCGGCCTCCTGCCGCTGTGCTTCGGTGAAGCGACCAAGATCGCCGGCGGCCTGCTCGGCGCACGCAAGGCCTATGACGCGGTGGCGCGGCTGGGCCAGGTCACCGACACCGACGACGCCGAAGGCGAGGTGCTGCGCGAGCGGCCCGTCCCCCTGCTCGACATCGCCACCATCGATGCGGCCCTTGGCCCGCTCACCGGCCGCATCCAGCAGCGCCCGCCGATCTACTCCGCGCTCAAGCGGGGCGGGGAGCCGCTGTACGCCAAGGCACGCCGGGGCGAGGACGTGGAGGTCGAGCCACGCGAGGTCGAGGTCCACGAATTCAGCCTGCTCTCGGCTGCCGACCTCGTCGACGCCGCCGAAGGCGTGGCCCCCGGCAACATCCTGCGCCTGCGCGTGGAGTGCGGCTCGGGCACCTATGTCCGCAGCCTGGTCCGCGACCTCGGCGAGGCGCTCGGCTGCGGGGCGCATGTGGCCGAGCTGCGCCGGCTCTGGGTCGACCCGTTCAGGAACCCGCGGATGTGGAGCTTCGCCGAGCTCGAGGCGCTGGCCGAGCGCGGCGAGTCCAGCCTGGAGGCCTGCCTGCTGCCGCTGGAATCGGGCATGGCCGCGTGGCCCCGGGTGGAGATCGACGCATCGGCGGCCGCCGGCTTCGCCTACGGGCAGGGGACGGACGGCGCCGCGGGCGCCGCCGGCGAAGTGGCCATATTCGGCCCGGAAGGCCGGGTGCTCGGCCTGGGCCTGCGCGACGGCGAGGGCGGGTTGCGCCCGCGGCGCATGTTCAGCTGGGCCTGCGCCCAGCCCGGCCCGCGGAACCCCCGGGCCGGCTGA
- a CDS encoding glutathionylspermidine synthase family protein — MRRVAIEERPDWRQRAADCGFAFHTIEGERYWDERAYYAFDLRQVEDDIEDPTAELHAMAMELAAEAAGSQELMERLAIPPDARDQVADSWRRRDPHLYGRIDLAYDGHGPAKLYEYNYDTPTSLFEAAFFQWDWLERQRESGVLPGGADQFNSIHEALVARFVTIAGQLPAPLYFSASGDSAEDQGTVDYLRDCAAQAGIESGTIALEAIGLSADGRFTAGDDVVIASLFKLYPLEDLFADAFASALPGSGLRLLEPPWKLLLSNKGVLPLLWERHRGHPNLLPAEFDAGGDLPPGWVRKPLFSREGANIEMHLHDGDRIEQPGPYAGPAIRQALHLLPTFDGAWPLVGSWVVGDVACGMGIREDASPITRDTARFVPHAIVDDGRRRMVLEA, encoded by the coding sequence ATGCGCCGGGTCGCGATCGAGGAGCGCCCCGACTGGCGCCAGCGCGCCGCGGACTGCGGCTTCGCCTTCCATACCATCGAGGGCGAGCGCTACTGGGACGAACGCGCCTACTACGCCTTCGACCTGCGACAGGTCGAGGACGACATCGAGGACCCCACCGCGGAGCTCCACGCCATGGCGATGGAGCTCGCCGCCGAAGCCGCCGGCAGCCAGGAGCTCATGGAGCGGCTGGCGATTCCCCCCGACGCCCGCGACCAGGTGGCGGACAGCTGGCGCCGCCGCGATCCGCACCTCTATGGCCGGATCGACCTCGCCTATGACGGCCACGGGCCGGCCAAGCTGTACGAATACAACTACGACACGCCCACCTCGCTGTTCGAGGCGGCGTTCTTCCAGTGGGACTGGCTGGAGCGCCAGCGCGAAAGCGGCGTATTGCCCGGCGGCGCGGACCAGTTCAACTCCATCCACGAGGCCCTGGTGGCGCGCTTCGTCACGATCGCCGGGCAGCTTCCGGCGCCGCTCTATTTCTCCGCGTCCGGCGACAGCGCGGAGGACCAGGGCACGGTCGACTACCTGCGCGACTGCGCAGCGCAGGCCGGGATCGAGTCCGGCACGATTGCGCTGGAGGCGATCGGCCTCTCGGCCGACGGCCGTTTCACCGCCGGCGACGACGTGGTCATCGCCAGCTTGTTCAAGCTCTATCCGCTCGAGGACCTGTTCGCGGACGCGTTCGCTTCGGCCCTGCCCGGCTCGGGCCTGCGCCTGCTGGAGCCGCCGTGGAAGCTGCTGCTGAGCAACAAGGGCGTCCTGCCCCTGCTCTGGGAGCGGCACCGCGGCCACCCGAACCTGCTGCCGGCCGAGTTCGACGCCGGCGGCGACCTGCCCCCGGGCTGGGTCCGCAAGCCGCTGTTCTCGCGCGAGGGCGCGAACATCGAGATGCACCTGCACGACGGCGACCGGATCGAGCAGCCCGGGCCCTATGCGGGTCCTGCGATCCGCCAGGCGCTCCACCTGCTGCCGACGTTCGACGGTGCGTGGCCGCTGGTCGGCAGCTGGGTGGTCGGCGACGTGGCCTGCGGCATGGGCATCCGCGAGGATGCATCGCCGATCACGCGTGACACCGCGCGCTTCGTGCCGCACGCGATCGTCGATGACGGGCGCCGGCGGATGGTGCTGGAGGCCTGA
- the pnp gene encoding polyribonucleotide nucleotidyltransferase: protein MAKVTKSFQYGERTVTIETGEIARQAGGAVMVSCDGTVLLVSAVANKTAREGQDFFPLTVDYQEKFYAGGRIPGGFFKREGRQTEKETLTSRLIDRPIRPLFPDGFRNEVQIIATVMSMNPEIDGDILALIGASAALSLSGAPFDGPIGAAKVGYKGGQYLLNPTVSELKESDLELVVAGTANAVLMVESEANVLSEEVMLGAVMFGHKAMQAAIATINELVAEAGKPKWEWTAPAADEGLVSALRTAIGEQLAGAFQVRDKLERRDTISKVKKAILDALSPQAEANAWTSSALSKEFGEQEYQTMRDSVLKTKVRIDGRALDTVRPIASRVGILPRVHGSSLFTRGETQAIVAVTLGTARDGQVIDAVSGEYKEHFLFHYNFPPYSVGEAGRMMGPKRREIGHGRLAKRGVLAVMPTMEEFPYTIRVVSEITESNGSSSMASVCGSSLALMDAGVPIKAPVAGIAMGLVKEGDDFVVLSDILGDEDHLGDMDFKVAGTEAGITALQMDIKIQGITEEIMKVALEQAKHGRLHILGEMASSLTTARSELSDFAPRLITIKIHPDKIREVIGKGGSVIQAITKETGTQIDIQDDGTITIASVDAAAGKAAKDRIEQITSDVEPGRIYEGKVVKLMDFGAFVTISPGKDGLVHVSQISNERVEKVGDVLKEGDVVKVKVLEVDKQGRIRLSMKAVEEGEGTPAE from the coding sequence GTGGCAAAAGTTACCAAGAGCTTCCAGTACGGCGAGCGCACCGTCACCATCGAGACCGGCGAGATCGCCCGCCAGGCCGGCGGCGCGGTCATGGTCTCCTGCGACGGCACCGTGCTGCTGGTTTCCGCGGTCGCCAACAAGACCGCCCGTGAAGGGCAGGATTTCTTTCCGCTGACCGTCGACTACCAGGAGAAGTTCTACGCGGGTGGTCGCATCCCCGGCGGCTTCTTCAAGCGTGAAGGACGCCAGACCGAGAAGGAAACGCTGACCTCGCGCCTGATCGACCGCCCGATCCGCCCGCTGTTCCCCGACGGCTTCCGCAACGAAGTCCAGATCATCGCCACCGTGATGTCGATGAATCCGGAGATCGACGGCGACATCCTCGCGCTCATCGGTGCCTCGGCCGCGCTGTCGCTCTCGGGCGCGCCGTTCGACGGCCCGATCGGCGCCGCCAAGGTCGGTTACAAGGGCGGCCAGTACCTGCTCAACCCGACCGTGTCGGAGCTCAAGGAGTCCGACCTCGAACTCGTCGTCGCCGGTACCGCCAACGCGGTGCTGATGGTCGAGTCCGAAGCCAACGTGCTGTCGGAAGAGGTGATGCTGGGTGCCGTGATGTTCGGCCACAAGGCCATGCAGGCCGCCATCGCCACGATCAACGAGCTCGTCGCCGAAGCCGGCAAGCCGAAGTGGGAATGGACCGCTCCGGCCGCCGACGAGGGCCTGGTGTCCGCGCTGCGCACCGCCATCGGCGAGCAGCTCGCGGGCGCCTTCCAGGTGCGTGACAAGCTCGAGCGCCGCGACACCATCTCCAAGGTCAAGAAGGCGATCCTCGACGCCCTGTCGCCGCAGGCCGAGGCCAATGCCTGGACCTCGAGCGCACTCTCCAAGGAGTTCGGCGAGCAGGAATACCAGACCATGCGCGACTCGGTCCTCAAGACCAAGGTCCGCATCGACGGCCGCGCGCTCGACACCGTGCGCCCGATCGCCAGCCGCGTCGGCATCCTGCCGCGCGTGCACGGCTCCTCGCTGTTCACCCGTGGCGAGACCCAGGCGATCGTGGCGGTCACGCTGGGCACCGCCCGCGACGGCCAGGTGATCGACGCCGTCTCCGGCGAGTACAAGGAACACTTCCTGTTCCACTACAACTTCCCCCCGTACTCGGTGGGCGAAGCCGGCCGCATGATGGGCCCGAAGCGCCGCGAGATCGGCCACGGCCGCCTGGCCAAGCGCGGCGTGCTCGCCGTGATGCCGACGATGGAAGAGTTCCCGTACACCATCCGCGTCGTGTCCGAGATCACCGAGTCGAATGGTTCGTCCTCGATGGCGTCGGTCTGCGGTTCGTCGCTGGCGCTGATGGACGCGGGCGTGCCGATCAAGGCGCCGGTCGCGGGCATCGCGATGGGCCTGGTGAAGGAAGGCGACGACTTCGTCGTGCTGTCCGACATCCTCGGCGACGAGGACCACCTGGGCGACATGGACTTCAAGGTGGCCGGTACCGAAGCGGGCATCACCGCCCTGCAGATGGACATCAAGATCCAGGGCATCACCGAAGAGATCATGAAGGTGGCGCTGGAGCAGGCCAAGCATGGCCGCCTGCACATCCTGGGCGAGATGGCCAGCTCGCTGACCACCGCGCGTTCGGAGCTGTCGGACTTCGCGCCGCGCCTGATCACCATCAAGATCCACCCCGACAAGATCCGCGAAGTGATCGGCAAGGGCGGCTCGGTCATCCAGGCGATCACCAAGGAGACCGGCACCCAGATCGACATCCAGGACGACGGCACGATCACCATCGCGTCGGTCGACGCCGCCGCCGGCAAGGCCGCCAAGGACCGCATCGAGCAGATCACCTCCGACGTCGAGCCGGGCCGGATCTACGAGGGCAAGGTCGTCAAGCTGATGGACTTCGGCGCCTTCGTGACCATCTCCCCCGGCAAGGACGGCCTGGTGCACGTCTCGCAGATTTCCAACGAACGCGTCGAGAAGGTCGGCGACGTGCTCAAGGAAGGCGACGTGGTCAAGGTCAAGGTGCTGGAAGTCGACAAGCAGGGCCGCATCCGCCTGTCGATGAAGGCCGTCGAGGAAGGCGAGGGCACCCCGGCCGAGTAA
- the rpsO gene encoding 30S ribosomal protein S15 yields MTIDTSKIIEDNKRGENDTGSTEVQVALLTARIVHLTEHFKVHKQDHHSRRGLLKMVNQRRSLLDYLHRKDVGRYKALIEKLGLRR; encoded by the coding sequence ATGACCATCGACACCAGCAAGATCATCGAAGACAACAAGCGCGGCGAGAACGACACCGGCTCCACGGAAGTCCAGGTGGCGCTGCTCACCGCGCGCATCGTGCACCTGACCGAGCACTTCAAGGTGCACAAGCAGGACCACCACAGCCGCCGCGGCCTGCTGAAGATGGTCAACCAGCGCCGCAGCCTGCTCGACTACCTGCACCGCAAGGACGTCGGCCGCTACAAGGCGCTGATCGAGAAGCTCGGCCTGCGTCGCTGA
- the rbfA gene encoding 30S ribosome-binding factor RbfA produces the protein MAQKSFHRTDRVSAQLRRELGTLVREAVAEHGLPSVSVSDVEVTRDMAHAKVWVTALQSERALEAVKGLKAVAPEVRYRLARAVKMRHVPELHFHYDDSVDRGERIDNLLRDLPDAPAED, from the coding sequence ATGGCGCAGAAGTCCTTCCATCGCACCGACCGCGTGTCCGCCCAGCTCCGCAGGGAGCTGGGTACGCTGGTCCGCGAGGCGGTGGCCGAGCACGGCCTGCCGTCGGTGAGCGTTTCGGACGTCGAGGTGACCCGCGACATGGCGCACGCCAAGGTCTGGGTCACCGCGCTGCAGTCCGAGCGCGCCCTCGAGGCCGTCAAGGGCCTCAAGGCGGTGGCGCCCGAGGTGCGCTACCGGCTGGCGCGCGCGGTGAAGATGCGCCACGTGCCCGAGCTGCACTTCCATTACGACGACTCCGTCGATCGCGGCGAGCGCATCGACAACCTGCTGCGCGACCTGCCCGACGCGCCGGCCGAAGACTGA